In Longimicrobium sp., the sequence GCATCGGTATCCATCACGCTACGGATCTAGGGGATGAGATGAGATCACCCCCGTCGACGCCATCACCGGCACGCCTTCCCTTCCCATACCTTCTGCCATCCCTTGTTGCGGTCGGCGGAGATGGCCTCGTACCACGAGTCGGTGGCGCCGAACACCTGGATCAGCAGCTCGTTGCCGCCCTTGCCGTCCCAGTTCAGGTAGTCCACCGCCTTGGGCGCGCGCTTGGGCGCCCGGCGGTAGTCCGCCACCTCGCTGTAGATGGGGTTGTAGCCGGTGCGCTGCTCGTAGCCCGCCACGTAGAACACGCTCCACCCCTCCTTGTCGCCCGCCCCCACCGCCAGGTTGTCGCCCGACAGGAAGGTGGTGGCCATCTCGGGGTTGCCGCCGCGCACCAGGTCCAGCGCCTGCAGGTCGCGCTGCGAGCGCGGCCAGCTTCCCGGCCGCGGCAGCCCCGAGGCCAGCACCTGCCGCTCGGCCACCAGCGGCGCGTAGCGGCGGATGGGCCCGTCGATCTGCGGCGGGCTGAACTCGCCCACCACCGGCGGCTCCAGCCCCTTGCGGAAGGCCAGGAACTCCTGGTCCGCCGCCGCGGCCGCCACCGTGGTGGCCTGGCCCGTGCCCATGGGAATGCCGCAGCTGGTGAGCCCCGCCGGCCCGGCCAGCGTGAACGTTCCCACGTTGGCGCCGCGGCGGAAGAGCACGAATTGCGCGTTGGGCGGGAGCACCGCCTGCCGGAAGCGCTGCTCGAAGGCCTGCGGCGACACGCCCGCCGGTCGCGAGAGCGAGCGCAGCGAATCGCCCGAGACCTCGGCCACGGGCACGATGCGGTCCTGCCCCTGGCTGCGCACCACGTGGAAGAGCACGGTGCCGCGGGGAAGGCCCAGGTTGGTCTGGTCCACCGCCGTGGGTGTGGCGGCGGCCACCCCCTCGGGCGGCGGCGGCTTCACCACGCGGACCTCGGCGCCGCCCCATTGTACCTTTTCGCAGGCGGAGAGACCGGTTAGAATCAGGGCGGCCGCGGCGCAAGCGGCGCGGGCTGGCTGAGCGCGCATGGACAATCCCGAAACGTGTTGGAGCGGACCGGGGCCGCGGGTGCGGCGCCGGTCCGCCGTATGCGTGGCCCGCACCAGCAAGGAACCGGCCAGCAACGGCGCCGATGGGCGTGTGGCCGAAGCTTACGGAAAATCCCCGATCCCTGCCAGATGATCGACACCAGCGAGTTCCGCCGCGTGATCGGCCACTTCGCCTCGGGCGTGACGGTGGTCACCACGCGGCGGCCCGACGGCGGCCCCTGCGGGCTGACCGCCAGCGCCGTCGCGAGCCTTTCGCTGGACCCCACGCTCCTGCTGGTGTGCGTGGAGAAGAGCGCCGACACGCACGACTGCATCGACGCCAGCGGCTTCTTCGCGGTGAACGTGCTGGCCGAGGGAAAGGGCGAGACGCTGGCGCGCCGCTTCGCCGCCAGCGACGCCGACGCCGAGACCAAGTTCACGGGGATCGCCTACCGCCCCGAGCGCACGGGCGCGCCGGTGCTCGACGAGTCGCTGGCGTGGCTGGACTGCGCCATCGTGCAGCGGGTGGACGCGGGCGACCACACCATCTTCATGGGCGAGGTGATGGCGGCGGAGGTGGCCGAGGGCACGCCGCTGCTGTACTACCGGGGAGGATACGGCCGCTTTGTCTCGTGACCTCCTGCGCCGGCTGAGCGCGTACCTGCGCCCGGTGCTGCTGGGCGCCGCGCTGGCCGTGGTCGCCTTCACCGGCGGCACCCTGATGCTGTACGAGGCCCGCGGCGCCCTTCCCGCGGCCGGCGGGCTGCTGGCCACCTTCGCCGCCGCGCTCGCGGCCGGGCTGTGGGCCGGCGCGGGTGCCGACGAGGGGGATGACGAGCCCGATCGCGCCCCGGCCGGGCGGTGGATCCTGGTCGGCATCGCCCTCGGCGTCGCGGGCGTCATCGCCACCGTCTGGCGCGTGTACGAGGGCGAGCGGATGGGCGGCGCGGCGCGCGCGCTGGGGCTCCTGTTCATC encodes:
- a CDS encoding flavin reductase family protein, with product MIDTSEFRRVIGHFASGVTVVTTRRPDGGPCGLTASAVASLSLDPTLLLVCVEKSADTHDCIDASGFFAVNVLAEGKGETLARRFAASDADAETKFTGIAYRPERTGAPVLDESLAWLDCAIVQRVDAGDHTIFMGEVMAAEVAEGTPLLYYRGGYGRFVS